From one Humulus lupulus chromosome 8, drHumLupu1.1, whole genome shotgun sequence genomic stretch:
- the LOC133796428 gene encoding uncharacterized protein LOC133796428 has product MAMAWRQILFINKNTMSTPYSTPSFARFFSKSIPYEVKVGIPEFLNGIGKGVETHVAKLESEIGDFHKLLVTRTLKLKKLGVPCKHRKLILKYTHKYQLGLWRPRAQLVKS; this is encoded by the exons ATGGCGATGGCGTGGAGGCAAATTCTGTTCATCAACAAAAATACAATGTCTACACCCTACTCAACCCCTTCTTTCGCTAGATTCTTCTCCAAATCGATTCCTTATGAGG TGAAAGTTGGAATACCAGAATTTTTGAATGGAATAGGCAAAGGAGTTGAAACCCATGTCGCCAAGCTTGAATCTGAGATTGGTGACTTCCACAAACTCCTTGTTACTCGCACTCTTAAGCTCAAGAAGCTTGGAGTCCCTTGCAAACAT AGGAAGCTGATACTGAAATATACTCACAAGTATCAACTGGGACTGTGGAGGCCTCGAGCACAGCTTGTGAAGTCATAA
- the LOC133796427 gene encoding uncharacterized protein LOC133796427, whose amino-acid sequence MGNTSSMLTQYDIEGVQEHCNHLFSQQEIVSLYQRFCQLDRNSKGFISADEFLSVPEFAMNPLSQRLLKMVDGLNFKDFVAFLSAFSTKASFHQKVEIIFKVYDTDGNGKVSFNDILEVLRDLSGSFMSDEQREKVLIQVLQETGYTRESYLMLDDFVKILGSTGLKMEVEVPID is encoded by the exons ATGGGAAATACTTCATCTATGCTAACTCAATATGACATTGAAGGAGTTCAAGAACACTGCAATCATCTAT TTTCTCAGCAAGAAATAGTATCCTTGTATCAAAGATTTTGTCAACTCGATCGAAATTCAAAAGGTTTTATTTCTGCTGATGAGTTTTTATCGGTTCCTGAGTTTGCAATGAATCCACTTTCTCAG AGACTGCTTAAAATGGTGGATGGATTGAACTTCAAGGATTTCGTGGCTTTCTTATCTGCATTTAGCACAAAAGCTAGTTTTCATCAGAAAGTTGAAA TTATCTTCAAGGTATATGATACTGATGGTAATGGCAAAGTGTCTTTCAATGACATCCTAGAAGTGTTGCGCGATTTGTCTGGTTCTTTCATGTCAGATGAGCAAAGAGAG AAAGTCTTGATCCAAGTTTTGCAAGAGACAGGTTACACAAGGGAATCTTATCTGATGTTGGATGATTTCGTTAAG ATTCTTGGTAGTACTGGCCTAAAAATGGAGGTTGAAGTGCCCATTGACTAA
- the LOC133796426 gene encoding NADH dehydrogenase [ubiquinone] flavoprotein 2, mitochondrial yields the protein MLARLAANRLREIRQIFRQPLRSFSTALNYHIDSPDNKPDLPWEFSAANKEKVKEIISHYPSNYKQSAVIPLLDLAQQQHGGWLPVSAMDAVAKVIEVAPIRVYEVATFYSMFNRAKVGKYHLLVCGTTPCMIRGSRDIEDALLKHLGVKRNEVTKDGLFSVGEMECMGCCVNAPMITVADYSNGSEGYTYNYYEDVTPKKVVEIVEKLRKGEKPPHGTQNPGRTKCGPEGGNTTLLSEPQPPPCRDLDAC from the exons ATGCTGGCTCGGCTCGCTGCCAATCGCCTCCGTGAGATCCGTCAGATTTTCCGTCAG CCGTTGCGATCCTTTTCTACTGCCCTAAATTAC CATATTGACTCCCCAGACAACAAACCTGACCTACCATGGGAGTTCAGTGCTGCAAACAAAGAGAAG GTTAAGGAGATAATTTCGCACTATCCGTCCAACTACAAGCAATCCGCTGTTATTCCCTTGCTGGATCTTGCACAGCAGCAGCATGGAGGATGGTTACCCGTTTCAGCAATGGATGCA GTAGCTAAGGTTATTGAAGTTGCTCCCATCCGTGTATATGAAGTTGCTACATTTTATTCAATGTTTAATCGCGCTAAG GTTGGTAAGTACCATCTATTGGTCTGTGGCACAACACCATGTATGATCCGTGGTTCTCGAGATATTGAAGATGCCTTACTGAAGCATTTAGGAGTGAAGAGGAATG AAGTAACTAAGGATGGATTGTTTTCTGTTGGAGAAATGGAATGCATG GGTTGCTGTGTAAATGCGCCCATGATCACTGTGGCAGACTACTCCAATGGTTCTGAAGGATATACTTATAACTATTAT GAAGATGTCACTCCGAAGAAAGTTGTAGAGATAGTTGAGAAGTTGAGAAAGGGCGAGAAGCCACCG CATGGCACTCAAAATCCAGGGCGAACTAAATGTGGACCAGAAGGAGGAAATACTACTTTGTTAAGTGAGCCCCAACCTCCTCCATGCCGAGACCTTGATGCCTGTTAA
- the LOC133796430 gene encoding uncharacterized protein LOC133796430 isoform X3, which produces MELRIELSSAKDWLSRFKGFYNEYQYKYEKGKKPSTNSDAESSKTGASKACGESSSKGNKAVLWGSEVEELQERLKILEEETEIMKDAFFWSLKERKYMMKEIYQQFQLLNHCLQTRNLVLGESSGVNPFENVEFRKSLPEILSPYPNPSLLTRELKARVLALQEPIKE; this is translated from the exons ATGGAGCTTAGGATAGAACTTTCCTCAGCAAAAGACTGGCTTTCAAGATTCAAGGGATTTTACAATGAGTATCAATACAAGTATGAGAAAGGTAAGAAGCCATCAACAAATTCAGATGCTGAAAGCTCGAAAACAGGAGCAAGTAAGGCTTGTGGAGAATCATCATCTAAAGGGAACAAGGCTGTTTTGTGGGGAAGTGAAGTTGAGGAGCTTCAGGAGCGACTTAAGATTCTTGAAGAAGAAACTGAGATCATGAAGGATGCCTTCTTTTGGAGTTTAAAAGAAAGGAAATATATGATGAAAGAGATATATCAGCAGTTTCAACTATTAAATCACTGCCTTCAAACTCGAAATTTAGTACTAGGAGAAAGTTCCGGTGTCAACCCTTTTGAG AATGTGGAATTCAGAAAGAGTTTGCCAGAAATTTTAAGCCCATATCCAAATCCATCTCTTCTTACCAGAGAGCTCAAAGCCAGAGTTTTGGCACTCCAAGAACCTATAAAA GAGTGA
- the LOC133796430 gene encoding uncharacterized protein LOC133796430 isoform X2 translates to MELRIELSSAKDWLSRFKGFYNEYQYKYEKGKKPSTNSDAESSKTGASKACGESSSKGNKAVLWGSEVEELQERLKILEEETEIMKDAFFWSLKERKYMMKEIYQQFQLLNHCLQTRNLVLGESSGVNPFENVEFRKSLPEILSPYPNPSLLTRELKARVLALQEPIKRPHQVSP, encoded by the exons ATGGAGCTTAGGATAGAACTTTCCTCAGCAAAAGACTGGCTTTCAAGATTCAAGGGATTTTACAATGAGTATCAATACAAGTATGAGAAAGGTAAGAAGCCATCAACAAATTCAGATGCTGAAAGCTCGAAAACAGGAGCAAGTAAGGCTTGTGGAGAATCATCATCTAAAGGGAACAAGGCTGTTTTGTGGGGAAGTGAAGTTGAGGAGCTTCAGGAGCGACTTAAGATTCTTGAAGAAGAAACTGAGATCATGAAGGATGCCTTCTTTTGGAGTTTAAAAGAAAGGAAATATATGATGAAAGAGATATATCAGCAGTTTCAACTATTAAATCACTGCCTTCAAACTCGAAATTTAGTACTAGGAGAAAGTTCCGGTGTCAACCCTTTTGAG AATGTGGAATTCAGAAAGAGTTTGCCAGAAATTTTAAGCCCATATCCAAATCCATCTCTTCTTACCAGAGAGCTCAAAGCCAGAGTTTTGGCACTCCAAGAACCTATAAAA AGGCCACACCAAGTTTCACCATGA
- the LOC133796430 gene encoding uncharacterized protein LOC133796430 isoform X1: protein MELRIELSSAKDWLSRFKGFYNEYQYKYEKGKKPSTNSDAESSKTGASKACGESSSKGNKAVLWGSEVEELQERLKILEEETEIMKDAFFWSLKERKYMMKEIYQQFQLLNHCLQTRNLVLGESSGVNPFENVEFRKSLPEILSPYPNPSLLTRELKARVLALQEPIKHRGHTKFHHD, encoded by the exons ATGGAGCTTAGGATAGAACTTTCCTCAGCAAAAGACTGGCTTTCAAGATTCAAGGGATTTTACAATGAGTATCAATACAAGTATGAGAAAGGTAAGAAGCCATCAACAAATTCAGATGCTGAAAGCTCGAAAACAGGAGCAAGTAAGGCTTGTGGAGAATCATCATCTAAAGGGAACAAGGCTGTTTTGTGGGGAAGTGAAGTTGAGGAGCTTCAGGAGCGACTTAAGATTCTTGAAGAAGAAACTGAGATCATGAAGGATGCCTTCTTTTGGAGTTTAAAAGAAAGGAAATATATGATGAAAGAGATATATCAGCAGTTTCAACTATTAAATCACTGCCTTCAAACTCGAAATTTAGTACTAGGAGAAAGTTCCGGTGTCAACCCTTTTGAG AATGTGGAATTCAGAAAGAGTTTGCCAGAAATTTTAAGCCCATATCCAAATCCATCTCTTCTTACCAGAGAGCTCAAAGCCAGAGTTTTGGCACTCCAAGAACCTATAAAA CACAGAGGCCACACCAAGTTTCACCATGACTGA